The nucleotide sequence TACATCTTATTGCTCAAAGGTTGATCTTTCAAACTTACTGTAAGTATCAAAAATTCTCAAATTCCTAAAATTCCTTACAATAAATTAACATGATAACTACTGGCATAAAGTATGGagctataaaaaataatgtgtttggtAGGACTATAACTTGGTTTTGGGATTTCATTTACTAGGGATTTTTTCTTAGGAGACaattttgctctccatttaatttTCTTACTGTCTTAGAGAAATAACTGAGATATTGAAGTACTCTCATTTGTGATTCTCTTTCCTGTGGGCACTCTTATGTGGtggaaatgttttatatttattgatttgagGAAGAACGGATCTGCGATGTTACTCTCGATTAGACTGTCTGAGAGACATTGTGCTGTAGTAAAGAAATCGGCATCCTCTTCTCTCATCCTTAATGAGTTCCATCTGGATGCAAAGACCCACCGGCCTCCATTCTGCTCTGAAAGTCATTACAGATGGAGCAATACGATTATTGTTTATTTCAAGGCATTGCAAACACAATGCATTGAGAAATATTAGCAGAATGCTGAAGTACTGTGGTTGCATGAAGCTTACCATGATTTCATCAAGTAGGACAAATGTTTGAATCAACAACCTCAGATTTTAGGTTAGGTTTAATGGCATGGTTTTGCAGTGTTGATGTAAATATTTCTAAAGTTTGAGGCTcatatgattttttatgtttttgaaaaaagtttcttatactcaccaaggttgcattttttttaaataaaaaaatttgtgaactatttttacaatttaaataactattttaatgtactttaaaatgttatttatttctgtgacagtaaagctgaattttcagcatcgttactccagtcttagtatcacatgatccttcagaaatcatttgaatatgctgatattctgcttaagaaacatttctcattattattaatgttgaaataaattgtgctgcttaatatttttgttgaaaccgtgatacttttttcaggactTTTTTCATGTCTCTACTGTTACTTTTGCTCAGTTTAATGAAtaatagcatttttttctttaaaagtattataGTGCCCTAAATTTAGAATGGATAGAATGGATAGAATGAAATGATACttcattataatgttttattattattatacaaattataaaaatatatatatagaattgacTATAATACACAAatctgtaaaaactaaaataacactaaaatattttagaacacaATTAGGTTCACAGTGTTGTTCTAGGACCAACAAaagatccaggaacatgttctaCTTAGCAAATTAGGGTCATTTTTGTAGGATAGAGTAAAAGTTTCACTGTGAGCTTAAACTAACCAACTTGTGCTGGTGCTGTTATGCTGGCTTCAGCAGTTGAACCCTGGCCCTCTTCATTAACAGCAGCAACAGAGATCCTGTATGAGATGCAGTCAGTACAATCAATGttatatgtcaacaaaaaataataacgtCAGATTAGTACAGTGTAAAAATGAACAATGTATAcactgaatacattaaataatgcatttgatGTTGCATAaaattgcagaaatataaaaactggAAGACTGTGTATGTATACTACCTATATGTAGTGTTATGGAATGTCGGGTAGAATGTGTTGAAGAATACATTTCCTCCAGTTGCTACACTGATGACGTGTTTGTTGGATGTGAGATTGAGGTTGAAGCCCAAGATGGGTCCTCCTGGTTTTTCAGGTAGAGACCAGCGAACCTCCACACTCTTACCAGACACGCTCTCAATACTCTTAATGGATGGGCTGGAGGGCACGTTTTGGAAGGGAAACACGTTAAACAGCTTCAAACAACTGATTTTGAAACATGATGTAAAAAGACTGTTGAGCATCTGTTGATTTAACCTACGTCCAATTGGTTTTGTTTGGTACCAAGGGCTCGCTGGAGAGCAAGCGTGTGTTTCTGCGATCAGGGCCCAGACCCTGAATTTATAGCAGGTAAAATGTTCCAACTGTTTGACGGTGTATGTTGATTCTGTCACAttctatgaggaaaaaaaaaatgtcaagaaatGTTCGGGTGATAATTCtttccaaaattaacatttatattattattattatatattatataaatggtaAGTGAATTAAATTTGTACAACTGCTGTTAAAAAGTCcaataaaaaatttatacttttattcagtaatgatgcataaactgatcaaaagtgaaagtaaagacatttataatgttgcaaaatagaccatggtttccacaaaaatattaagcagcacaactgttttccacattgataataattagaaatgtttcttgagaactaaatcagcatattagattgatttctgaaggatcatgtgacagtgaagactggagtaatgatgctaaaaattcagattttccatcacaggaataaattacattttaaattataataatatttcacaattttactgttttactgtattttgatcagatgaattcagccttggtgagcaaaaacattaaaaagtcttactgaccccaaacatttgttggtagtgtatatttgtaaAGTACAACATCACGGTAATATCTTTATACTGAATTGGatttaagcttattttattgatttaaaaagcaTTGTTTTTGCATACAGTAATATGAGATTTGGGAGAAAAACGTGTttgaaaataat is from Cyprinus carpio isolate SPL01 chromosome B17, ASM1834038v1, whole genome shotgun sequence and encodes:
- the LOC122140158 gene encoding proto-oncogene tyrosine-protein kinase ROS-like, translating into MLNSLFTSCFKISCLKLFNVFPFQNVPSSPSIKSIESVSGKSVEVRWSLPEKPGGPILGFNLNLTSNKHVISVATGGNVFFNTFYPTFHNTTYRISVAAVNEEGQGSTAEASITAPAQVG